In a genomic window of Penaeus monodon isolate SGIC_2016 chromosome 27, NSTDA_Pmon_1, whole genome shotgun sequence:
- the LOC119590782 gene encoding hemocyanin C chain-like: MRVLVVLGLVAAAAFQVVSADVQKQKDVLFLLHKIYGDIQDGDLLATANSFDPAGNLGSYSDGGAAVQKLLKDLNDGKLLEQKHWFSLFNTRHRNEALLLFDVLIHCKDWPAFVGNAAYFRQKMNEGEFVYALYVAVIHSPLAEHVVLPPLYEITPHLFTNSEVIEAAYRAKQKQTPGKFESTFTGTKRNPEQRVAYFGEDIGLNTHHVTWHMEFPFWWDDAYGHHLDRKGENFFWVHHQLTVRFDAERLSNYLNPVDELQWNKPIVDGFAPHTTYKYGGQFPARPDNVRFEDVDDVARIRDMVIVESRIRDAIAHGYVIDSHGKQIDISNEKGIDILGDVIESSLYSPNVQYYGALHNTAHIVLGRQGDPHGKFDLPPGVLEHFETATRDPSFFRLHKYMDNIFKEHKDSLPPYTKADLEFSGVSISGLSIEGELETYFEDFEYSLINAVDDAEGIPDVEISTYVPRLNHKDFTFKIDIENADPDKLATVRIFAWPHKDNNGIEFTFDEGRWNAIELDKFWVSLKNGKNSIERKCTESSVTVPDVPSIETLFAKIEAGGAGLSEFESATGLPNRFLLPKGNDRGLEFDLVVAVTNGDADAAVPNLHQNTEYNHYGANGVYPDKRPHGYPLDRRVPDERVFEDLPNFKHIHVKVFNHGEHVQK; the protein is encoded by the exons ATGAGGGTCTTAGTGGTTCTTGGGCTTGTCGCTGCTGCCGCCTTTCAGGTAGTCAGTGCAG ATGTTCAGAAGCAAAAAGATGTCCTTTTTCTCCTGCACAAGATCTATGGAGACATTCAGGACGGAGACTTGCTGGCTACTGCCAATTCCTTTGACCCCGCTGGAAACTTAGGTAGCTACAGTGATGGTGGTGCAGCCGTGCAAAAACTGTTGAAGGACCTTAATGACGGCAAACTCTTAGAGCAGAAACACTGGTTCTCCCTTTTCAATACAAGGCATCGTAATGAGGCACTCCTGCTTTTTGACGTCCTCATCCACTGCAAGGACTGGCCAGCCTTTGTCGGCAATGCAGCCTACTTCCGTCAGAAAATGAATGAAGGAGAGTTTGTCTATGCCTTGTATGTTGCCGTCATCCACTCGCCTTTGGCTGAACACGTGGTGCTCCCTCCACTCTATGAAATCACACCGCACCTCTTCACCAACAGTGAAGTTATCGAAGCAGCTTATCGTGCCAAACAGAAACAGACCCCTGGCAAATTCGAGTCCACCTTTACGGGAACCAAGAGAAACCCTGAACAGAGAGTGGCTTATTTCGGTGAAGATATCGGCTTGAATACTCATCACGTTACCTGGCATATGGAATTCCCCTTCTGGTGGGATGACGCGTACGGCCATCATCTAGATCGCAAGGGAGAGAACTTCTTCTGGGTTCATCATCAACTTACCGTCCGATTTGATGCTGAACGTCTGTCCAATTATCTGAATCCAGTAGATGAACTCCAGTGGAACAAGCCCATCGTAGACGGCTTTGCTCCCCACACCACTTACAAGTATGGAGGTCAGTTCCCTGCTCGTCCTGACAATGTTAGATTCGAAGATGTGGACGATGTTGCTCGAATTCGAGATATGGTCATCGTCGAGAGCCGAATTCGTGATGCCATTGCCCATGGCTATGTAATTGATAGCCACGGCAAACAGATTGACATCAGTAATGAGAAAGGCATTGACATTCTTGGGGATGTTATCGAGTCATCACTGTACAGCCCCAATGTGCAGTACTATGGAGCTTTACATAACACTGCCCATATTGTACTAGGTCGTCAAGGTGATCCTCATGGAAAGTTCGATTTACCCCCTGGTGTGCTGGAACATTTCGAAACTGCCACCCGTGATCCCAGCTTCTTCAGGCTTCACAAGTATATGGATAACATTTTCAAAGAACACAAGGACAGCCTACCTCCATACACCAAGGCCGATTTGGAATTCTCAGGGGTGTCTATCTCGGGGCTATCCATTGAAGGTGAACTGGAGACCTACTTTGAAGATTTCGAATACAGCCTTATCAACGCAGTAGATGACGCTGAAGGAATCCCAGATGTGGAGATCAGCACATATGTGCCACGTCTTAACCACAAAGATTTCACTTTTAAAATTGACATAGAAAATGCAGACCCTGATAAATTGGCTACAGTTCGTATCTTTGCCTGGCCTCATAAAGACAACAACGGAATCGAATTTACATTTGACGAAGGTCGCTGGAATGCCATCGAGTTGGATAAGTTCTGGGTATCAT tgaagaatggaaaaaattcGATTGAGCGCAAGTGCACGGAATCTTCGGTAACTGTCCCGGATGTCCCAAGCATAGAAACACTGTTTGCAAAGATCGAGGCAGGAGGCGCTGGCCTATCCGAATTCGAGAGTGCAACAGGCCTGCCAAACAGGTTCCTTCTCCCCAAGGGCAACGATAGAGGTCTGGAATTCGACCTTGTGGTAGCGGTTACTAATGGTGATGCCGACGCAGCAGTGCCCAATCTTCATCAGAATACCGAATACAATCACTACGGTGCTAATGGCGTGTACCCCGATAAGCGTCCACATGGTTATCCTCTGGACCGCAGAGTTCCAGATGAGCGTGTGTTTGAAGATCTTCCTAACTTTAAGCACATCCACGTTAAGGTTTTCAATCACGGTGAACACGttcaaaaataa